Proteins found in one Plodia interpunctella isolate USDA-ARS_2022_Savannah chromosome 24, ilPloInte3.2, whole genome shotgun sequence genomic segment:
- the bic gene encoding transcription factor BTF3 homolog 4, with amino-acid sequence MNTEKLKKLQSQVRIGGKGTPRRKKKVVHATAATDDKKLQSSLKKLSVNTIPGIEEVNMIKDDGTVIHFNNPKAQASLAANTFAITGHGENKQIAEMLPGILSQLGPEGLNQLKRLASSVAAPKPLEEDDEVPNLVGNFDEASKQEAKEAIIEEKDEKEKEKKEPETKAADKKTD; translated from the coding sequence atgaATACCGAAAAGCTGAAGAAATTGCAATCACAAGTGCGCATTGGAGGTAAGGGCACACCACGACGAAAGAAGAAGGTTGTCCATGCCACCGCCGCCACAGACGACAAGAAATTGCAGTCTTCCCTCAAAAAACTGTCAGTAAACACAATACCTGGCATAGAGGAAGTTAATATGATAAAAGATGACGGTACTGTGATACATTTCAACAACCCAAAAGCACAAGCATCGCTCGCGGCGAATACTTTCGCTATCACAGGACATGGAGAGAATAAGCAAATCGCTGAAATGTTGCCTGGCATCCTGAGTCAATTGGGGCCTGAAGGACTTAATCAGTTGAAGAGATTGGCGTCAAGCGTGGCCGCGCCGAAGCCTCTCGAAGAGGATGATGAAGTACCTAACCTAGTAGGTAATTTCGACGAGGCCTCCAAACAGGAGGCAAAGGAGGCCATTATTGAAGAGAAGgatgaaaaagaaaaggaGAAAAAGGAGCCTGAAACCAAAGCTGCAGACAAGAAAACAGACTAA